The Chloroflexota bacterium DNA window TGGATGTCGCGGGCGTAGGGGAAGCATGCGTCCTGCGCCACGACACCGATGGTACGGTGGTCGCGGTGGCCGTGATTCAGCCGGTGGTACGGCTCCGTGGTCAGCACGACGTCCGGCTTGAAGCGGCGGATAGCCTCCACCAGCTGACCTCTGAACTCGCGGGAATCCTCCAACCCGCCGTCCGGGTTGCGCAGGTTGACGACCTCCTTGATGCCCATGACCCTGGCGGCCTCCGCCTGCTCCTGCTCGCGCGTCTCGATGAGGTCCTCAGGGGAGACGTTCGGGTCGCTGGTGCCGGCGCGTCCGTCCGTCGCGAGGACGAGGAACACCTCGGCGCCCTCGTTGACCCATTTGACCACCGTTCCGCCGCAGCCGCCCTCGGCGTCGTCGGGATGGGGGGTGAAGACCAGGGCGCGTTCCGGCGTTTCCAACGGCTCCATTGACATGTCCTCCTTGATTGCCTGGGCGTAGGTAGCCCAAAGTGGTTTCGCGGCGCCGCGCATGCGGCTCTGTGAATGGGAAGCGGCTGCGCCCGGTGGCCTCTCCGAGACAAGGGCGGCTTGGCAGTCACTCTGCTACAATGAGCTATCCTTGTCAAGGTACGCCGCACCTTATGACGAGTCCACAACCACGCCTTTACGCCTTCTCCTGGGACCGCCTGGACGACTTCGCGGCCCTGGTCAACGCGGTACAGGGCCTCAAGGGCACACCCGCCGCCGCCGACCCCGCATTCATGGCAGAGCGGCTCCGCGTCCCCGGTATGGACGCCGAGTCCGACTGTCTCCTCGCCTCGCTGGACGGGGCGCTCATCGGCTACACCTTGCTGAACTGGGAGCTGCCCATCGGCAGCGTCGTGCTGGAGGGCGGCGTCCTGCCGGAGCGGCGCCGTAAGGGCGTCGGCAGCGAGTTATTCGCGTGGGCGAAGGAGAACGGCCGCAGCCGTGGGGCCGGGGTGGCACGGGCGCCGTCGCCGGAGACGGACGCCGAACTGGCGGGTTTTCTTCAAGGGCAGGGATTCAGCGAGGTCCGTCTGCACGACATCATGCGGTGGGCGACCGGACTGCTGCCCGAGCCGGATCTGCCGCCGGGCATCGTCTCGCGCCTCTTCCGCGCCGGCGACGAAGCCCAACTTGCCGAGGCGCAGAACGCGGCCTTCAAAGAGCAGTGGGGGTTCTCGCCCAACACCGTCGAGCAGATCGCCTACGCCGTGGGCATGAGCCGCACCACCCCTGAGGGCGTGGCGCTGCTGCTGGACGGCGGCGACGTGGCAGCCTACTGCCTGACGCAGACCGTTGGGCAGGCGCCGGAGCTGGCGGGGAGCGTCTTCATGCTGGGGGCGCACCCGCGCTACCAGGGTTTGGGGCTGGGCAGGGCCGCGCTGCTGGCCGGCATGCGGCTGCTGCTGGACCGAGGCGTCAAGACGATAGAGCTCACGGTGGACGCGGAGAATGACGCGGCCAAGCAGCTCTACGACTCCGTCGGGTACCAGCGGGTGAACGGGCGCCGGTGGTTTGAGGCGAACCTCACAGAGGGCTAGTCCATCATCGCCCTGTCGGGCTCATAGGCCAGTTCGCCCGCCCCATTCTCCCCGTTCTCAAGGCGTTGCCTGCGCTCGTAGTGTTCACGGGTGATCTCCTGTGACAGCACGCCGCCGGAGAAGATGATGCGCATCGCCTCGTCGAAGGTGATGTCCGTCGGGGTGACCTCATCTTCCTTCACGAAGGTCATGTAGCCGGATGAGGGGATGGGAATGGTGGGGATGTACACCGTCAAGTACTCCTCACCGTCCGGCATGACAAAGCGGCTGGTGACCATGCCCAAAGCCAGGGCGCCGATGCGAGGGTACTCGAGCACGACGACGGGCTGGTTGGACAGGGGGTTGTCCGAGGCGAACATATCCACCACCTGCCGGACCACGCGGTAGAAGCTCCGAACCACGGGAATGCTCTCGATGGTGCCGTGCCAAATCCGCACCACCTGGGTGCCGACCACGGACCGCGCCGCCGAGCCGAGGAAGTACAGGAAACCGAGAATGATGACCACGATGGTGAACTGCAGCCATGCACCAGAAATGAACGGTATGTGTCCCTCAAGAACGTCAAAGAGCGGCAGGAGGAAGTTGTAGAGGAACTCCCAAAGGAAGCGGATGATGAAGATGGTTACGGCCAGAGGGATAATCAAGACAAGGCCGGTGACGAGGCGGTTCCGAAACTGTCCAGCCAACACGCCTGTGCGGACACGGGCCCGGGCCAGCCTTGCCAGCATCTCGTCCTTGGTCATCGCACAGCCTCCGCGGCGAGCAGGCCGCCGTAGAATTCAGCGAACCGCCAGCCGATGGCGTCCCACCCCATCCCCTCCGCACGGCTTCGGCCGGCGCGGCCCATGGCCCCGCGCAGCGCGTCGTTGGTGAGGAGAACCTCGACGCGGTCCGCGTAGCACTCCGGCGTGTGCAGCGGGACGAGGTAGCCTGTCTCGCCGTCGCGCACCAGGGATGCAAGGCCGCCCGTCCGAGCGGCGACGACGGGCGTGCCGCACGCCATGGCCTCCAGGGCCACAAGGCCAAAGCTCTCATACCAGGAGGGCGCCAGCAGCACATCAGCGGCGCTGTAGTACGACGGCAGGGCATCATGCGGGACCGTGCCGGCAAACCGGACGCTGCCGTCCATCCCGAGGGTCTTCGCCAGCGCGCTCAAGCGCTCTGCCTCCGGGTCATTGTCCAGGTCGCCGCCCACCAGCACCACCTCCACGTCATGCCGCTCCCGGAGCAGCGCGGCGGCGGACACCGCCAGATCATACCGCTTCAGCGGGTCGAACCGCCCCACGCACAGCAGCACGCGCTTGCCTTTCAGTCCCAGTCGCCGCTTCGCCTCCACCCTGTCAATCGGATGGAAGGTCTCCACATCGACGCCGCCGGGCAGCACGGTGACCCTGGCGCGAGGCGCGCCGTAGTGCCGGGCAAGCAGGTCGCGCTCGTGGCGGTCCGAGACGACGATGGCGTCGGCTCCCGCCACGATGCGGCGCTCGGCGGGGCTGCGCTCGGGCAGCTCATCGGCGGACGGGTCGGCCAGCAGCTTGACCTCCGCGAGGGTGTGGAACGTGGCGGCGAGCCGTGCGCCCCATGCCGGGGCAAGCTCCAGCCCGGCGAGGCCGGACAGCCAGTAGTGGCTGTGCACCACGTCGTAGCTCGCGCCCTCGGCCATCGCGAAGGACTTGGCCCCGCTGACGAAGTCCGGAAGGTACGGCAGAAGCGGGCCGGCGACAGAGTCCTGCGGACCGGCCTCGATATGCACAAGGCGGACACCCTCGCCCATGGGCGTGACCGGGAGGTCGCCGGAGTTGTGGCGGCGGGGGAAGATATCGACCACGGCGCCCTGCCGGCCGAGGGCCTGCGCCAGGTTGCGGACGTAGACGCTCATGCCGCCGGCTTCGCGCTCGCCAAGGCGTGCCAGGGGGCACGAGTGGTAGCAAAGCATGGCGATGCGCATGGGCGTCCCGCTCCTAGCCGGCCCCCGATGGCCCGCCGTCCCTGACGACGGTCATGCGGTACACCGCCTGGTCTACGCCGCCCAGGTGGTACTTGTAGTGTTCGTCCCCGCGGAGGAACTCGAAGGAATCGAGGCCGCGCTCGATGGCGTCGCGGATGGCGGTGGCCTTGAGCAGCAGGCCGACGCTCAGGTCAGCGAAAGCCGGGTCAAAGCCGCTGTTGTAGAGGAGTCGGCGGCCGCAGTAGTCGAAGCAGAGGCAGGACGACACCGGGACGCCGTCCTTCTCCATGAACCAGAGCCGCGCGACATTCACGCCGGCGAGGGCGACGGCCATCTCTCGGAAGAAGGTCTCACGCTCCGGCGTCAGGAAGCGGTACTTCTCCTCACGGCCCATGCGCATGAGCTCGAAGAAGGCGTCGAGACGCTCCTCGATCTCGCCGGCGGCGGAGTAGCAGTGGATGTCGATGCCGCCCGCGTTTTCCAGGCGGCGGAACTTGCGGCGGAGCTCGTGGCGGTCCTTCTTGCGCAGCCCGGCGAGGTAGGCGTCCCAGTCGGCGGGAAGCTCCAGCGTCGGCGAGACGTCCTCCTGCTCGACGGTACACGACCAGCCCTCCTGCTCCGCGAATCGGGGCAGGTGCCGCAGCGTGGGCGACGATTGGGACAGGCTGGGAAAGTAGAGACGCCGCCAGTCCTGGGAGAGGAGGTAGTCTCGGAGGTGGCGGTAGAAGTCCGGCTCGTAGCCCTGGGGGATGATGAAGTCGTGGAAGTCGAAGAGGTCCGTGTCGCCGAGGAAGGAGATGGTGTCGTCCTGGCGCTGGAGAGGCGCGATGCCGACGGTTTCGCCGTCGTGCTGGAAGGCGAGGAGCAGGAGCTCGCGGCCCTGGCCGAAGCTCTCCCACCAGAGCCGCTGCCAACGATGGGAAAGAAAGAAGGCCTTGACGTCGCAATCGGGCACCATGGGGTCCCAGGACTGCTCCAGTGAGGAGAAGGTGTGGATGGTGGTCTGTGCGGGCATCTGACCCCCTGGATTAAGGCTCATGCTTCTGGGTGACAGGCAGGGAGGGCGCGGTGCGCACCCTCCCCCGGGTTGTGCGCTAGGACGCGGGCGCGGGCGCCGTGTTGGGACCGGAGGAGCGGCCCTTTGGGGTGCGCTGCCGGGTCTTGGCCGGCTTCTCCTCGACTGATTCCGGCTCGGCGACGGCCGTTGCGGCGGCGGGCGACGCCCGCTCCGGCTTGGGCGCCAGCGAGTCAAAGAGCTCTCCCAACTCCGGGCCCTCGACGGTCTCGTGCTCGATGAGGTACTGGGCAACCTGGTGGAGCTTGTCATTGTTGGCGAGCAGGGTGGTGCGGGCCAGCGAGTAGGCCTCGTCGACGAGCTGGTGGACCTCGGTGTCGATGTCCTCGGCGATGCGGTCGCTATAGTCGCGCTGCTCAGAGATCTCACGGCCGAGGAAGACGAGCTCCTCGCGCTTGCCGAAGGTGCGCGGGCCGAGCTTCTCGCTCA harbors:
- a CDS encoding PIG-L family deacetylase, whose product is MEPLETPERALVFTPHPDDAEGGCGGTVVKWVNEGAEVFLVLATDGRAGTSDPNVSPEDLIETREQEQAEAARVMGIKEVVNLRNPDGGLEDSREFRGQLVEAIRRFKPDVVLTTEPYHRLNHGHRDHRTIGVVAQDACFPYARDIHHFPEHRAAGLEPHKVGAILFWGSEDPDVFCDVTETVDKKIEALAKHASQFGGRNPGDFSRARVKQNGELVGVEYAEIFRRVTFRR
- a CDS encoding GNAT family N-acetyltransferase: MTSPQPRLYAFSWDRLDDFAALVNAVQGLKGTPAAADPAFMAERLRVPGMDAESDCLLASLDGALIGYTLLNWELPIGSVVLEGGVLPERRRKGVGSELFAWAKENGRSRGAGVARAPSPETDAELAGFLQGQGFSEVRLHDIMRWATGLLPEPDLPPGIVSRLFRAGDEAQLAEAQNAAFKEQWGFSPNTVEQIAYAVGMSRTTPEGVALLLDGGDVAAYCLTQTVGQAPELAGSVFMLGAHPRYQGLGLGRAALLAGMRLLLDRGVKTIELTVDAENDAAKQLYDSVGYQRVNGRRWFEANLTEG
- a CDS encoding DUF502 domain-containing protein, giving the protein MTKDEMLARLARARVRTGVLAGQFRNRLVTGLVLIIPLAVTIFIIRFLWEFLYNFLLPLFDVLEGHIPFISGAWLQFTIVVIILGFLYFLGSAARSVVGTQVVRIWHGTIESIPVVRSFYRVVRQVVDMFASDNPLSNQPVVVLEYPRIGALALGMVTSRFVMPDGEEYLTVYIPTIPIPSSGYMTFVKEDEVTPTDITFDEAMRIIFSGGVLSQEITREHYERRQRLENGENGAGELAYEPDRAMMD
- a CDS encoding glycosyltransferase, which translates into the protein MRIAMLCYHSCPLARLGEREAGGMSVYVRNLAQALGRQGAVVDIFPRRHNSGDLPVTPMGEGVRLVHIEAGPQDSVAGPLLPYLPDFVSGAKSFAMAEGASYDVVHSHYWLSGLAGLELAPAWGARLAATFHTLAEVKLLADPSADELPERSPAERRIVAGADAIVVSDRHERDLLARHYGAPRARVTVLPGGVDVETFHPIDRVEAKRRLGLKGKRVLLCVGRFDPLKRYDLAVSAAALLRERHDVEVVLVGGDLDNDPEAERLSALAKTLGMDGSVRFAGTVPHDALPSYYSAADVLLAPSWYESFGLVALEAMACGTPVVAARTGGLASLVRDGETGYLVPLHTPECYADRVEVLLTNDALRGAMGRAGRSRAEGMGWDAIGWRFAEFYGGLLAAEAVR
- a CDS encoding GNAT family N-acetyltransferase gives rise to the protein MPAQTTIHTFSSLEQSWDPMVPDCDVKAFFLSHRWQRLWWESFGQGRELLLLAFQHDGETVGIAPLQRQDDTISFLGDTDLFDFHDFIIPQGYEPDFYRHLRDYLLSQDWRRLYFPSLSQSSPTLRHLPRFAEQEGWSCTVEQEDVSPTLELPADWDAYLAGLRKKDRHELRRKFRRLENAGGIDIHCYSAAGEIEERLDAFFELMRMGREEKYRFLTPERETFFREMAVALAGVNVARLWFMEKDGVPVSSCLCFDYCGRRLLYNSGFDPAFADLSVGLLLKATAIRDAIERGLDSFEFLRGDEHYKYHLGGVDQAVYRMTVVRDGGPSGAG